In a single window of the Nocardiopsis composta genome:
- the ruvB gene encoding Holliday junction branch migration DNA helicase RuvB: MDDHERGIVSPGADLEERDLEGALRPRLLADFVGQDRVREQLSLVLNGARNRGRAPDHILMSGGPGLGKTTLAMIVAAELGAPLRITSGPAIERSGDLAAVLSTLQEGEVLFLDEIHRMARPAEEMLYVAMEDFRVDVMVGKGPGATAIPLDIAPFTLVGATTRAGLLPAPLRDRFGFTAHMDFYAAADLELIVRRSARLLGVELEDDAAAEVARRSRGTPRIANRLLRRVRDYAEVRGDGRLDLRVARAALALYEVDERGLDRLDRAVLDALLRRFRGGPVGLSTLAVSVGEEPETVEVVAEPFLVRAGLIARTPRGRVATPEAWEHMGVEPPPGPTP, from the coding sequence ATGGACGACCACGAGCGCGGCATCGTCTCCCCCGGCGCCGACCTGGAGGAGCGGGACCTGGAAGGCGCGCTCCGCCCGCGCCTGCTGGCGGACTTCGTCGGCCAGGACCGCGTCCGCGAGCAGCTCTCCCTGGTGCTCAACGGCGCGCGCAACCGCGGCCGGGCCCCGGACCACATCCTGATGTCCGGCGGCCCCGGCCTGGGCAAGACCACCCTGGCCATGATCGTCGCCGCCGAGCTGGGCGCGCCGCTGCGGATCACCTCCGGGCCGGCCATCGAGCGCTCCGGCGACCTGGCCGCGGTGCTGTCCACCCTGCAGGAGGGCGAGGTGCTCTTCCTGGACGAGATCCACCGGATGGCCCGCCCGGCCGAGGAGATGCTCTACGTCGCGATGGAGGACTTCCGGGTCGACGTGATGGTCGGCAAGGGGCCCGGGGCCACCGCCATCCCGCTGGACATCGCCCCGTTCACCCTGGTCGGCGCCACCACCCGGGCCGGGCTGCTGCCCGCCCCGCTGCGCGACCGGTTCGGCTTCACCGCGCACATGGACTTCTACGCCGCGGCCGACCTGGAGCTCATCGTGCGCCGCTCGGCGCGGCTGCTCGGCGTCGAGCTGGAGGACGACGCGGCGGCCGAGGTGGCGCGCCGCTCCCGGGGCACGCCGCGGATCGCCAACAGGCTGCTGCGCCGGGTCCGCGACTACGCCGAGGTGCGCGGGGACGGCCGGCTCGACCTGCGGGTGGCCCGCGCCGCGCTGGCCCTCTACGAGGTCGACGAGCGCGGCCTGGACCGGCTGGACCGCGCGGTGCTGGACGCGCTGCTGCGCCGGTTCCGCGGCGGCCCGGTGGGACTGTCCACGCTGGCGGTGTCGGTGGGGGAGGAGCCGGAGACGGTCGAGGTGGTCGCCGAGCCGTTCCTGGTCCGCGCCGGCCTGATCGCCCGCACCCCGCGCGGCCGGGTCGCCACCCCCGAGGCCTGGGAGCACATGGGCGTCGAACCGCCCCCGGGCCCCACCCCCTGA
- the ruvA gene encoding Holliday junction branch migration protein RuvA, whose product MIAFLTGRVAGRGGGSAVIDVGGVGMTVLCTPATLARLRVGETATVATSLVVREDSLTLYGFADADERDVFERLQTASGVGPRLALAMLAVHTPEALRKAVAAEDTAALTAVPGIGRKGAQRIVLELRDKLGEPVGAADGPAGAAPQAPAHWRPQVVAGLTGLGWSARDAEAAADAVAPQAGEEPDVAALLRAALRTLSRA is encoded by the coding sequence GTGATCGCGTTCCTGACCGGCCGGGTCGCCGGCCGCGGCGGCGGCAGCGCCGTCATCGATGTCGGCGGGGTGGGCATGACGGTGCTGTGCACCCCCGCCACCCTGGCCCGGCTCCGGGTGGGGGAGACCGCCACCGTCGCCACCTCGCTGGTGGTCCGGGAGGACTCGCTCACCCTCTACGGCTTCGCCGACGCCGACGAGCGGGACGTCTTCGAGCGGCTGCAGACCGCATCCGGGGTTGGCCCCCGGCTGGCCCTGGCGATGCTGGCGGTGCACACCCCCGAGGCGCTGCGCAAGGCCGTCGCCGCGGAGGACACCGCCGCGCTCACCGCCGTCCCCGGCATCGGCCGCAAGGGCGCCCAGCGCATCGTGCTGGAGCTGCGCGACAAGCTCGGCGAGCCGGTCGGCGCGGCGGACGGCCCCGCCGGCGCCGCACCGCAGGCGCCGGCGCACTGGCGCCCGCAGGTGGTGGCCGGCCTGACCGGCCTGGGCTGGTCGGCCCGGGACGCCGAGGCGGCCGCGGACGCGGTGGCCCCCCAGGCCGGAGAGGAACCCGACGTCGCGGCGCTGCTCCGCGCCGCGCTGCGTACGCTGAGCAGGGCCTGA
- the ruvC gene encoding crossover junction endodeoxyribonuclease RuvC, with protein MRVLGIDPGLTRCGVGVVEGAVGRQLALLGADAIRTGHETDLPLRLLGIEQGIEEWLDAYRPDAVAVERVFAQHNLSTVMGTAQASGIAMVCAARRGLPVALHTPSEAKAAITGSGRADKAQMGAMVARILRLDGPPKPADAADAVALAICHIWRGGAQDRVARATREFARKVELARAARGQGRGPRP; from the coding sequence GTGCGGGTGCTGGGGATCGACCCCGGGCTGACCCGGTGCGGGGTCGGCGTGGTCGAGGGCGCCGTGGGGCGGCAGCTCGCCCTGCTCGGCGCCGACGCGATCCGCACCGGGCACGAAACCGACCTCCCGCTGCGGCTGCTCGGCATCGAGCAGGGCATCGAGGAGTGGCTGGACGCCTACCGGCCCGACGCCGTCGCGGTGGAGCGGGTCTTCGCCCAGCACAACCTGAGCACCGTGATGGGCACCGCGCAGGCCAGCGGGATCGCCATGGTGTGCGCCGCGCGCCGCGGCCTGCCGGTGGCGCTGCACACCCCCAGCGAGGCCAAGGCCGCCATCACCGGCAGCGGCCGCGCCGACAAGGCGCAGATGGGCGCCATGGTGGCGCGCATCCTCCGGCTGGACGGGCCGCCGAAGCCGGCCGACGCCGCGGACGCCGTCGCACTGGCCATCTGCCACATCTGGCGCGGCGGGGCCCAGGACCGGGTCGCCCGCGCCACCCGGGAATTCGCCCGCAAGGTCGAGCTGGCCCGCGCCGCGCGCGGGCAGGGGAGGGGTCCGCGCCCGTGA
- a CDS encoding YebC/PmpR family DNA-binding transcriptional regulator translates to MSGHSKWATTKHKKAAIDAKRGKLFAKLIKNVEVAARTGGGDPDGNPTLYDAIQKARKNSVPLDNIERARKRGSGEEAGGADWQTIMYEGYAPGGVALLVECLTDNRNRAASEVRVAVTRNGGNMADAGSVSYLFNRKGVVIVPKEGTTEDDVTLAALEAGAEDVNDLGESWEVVSEAGDLVAVRTALQEAGIDYESAETSFLPSMEVPLGEEDAKKVLRVVDALEDSDDVQNVFTNADISDEVMEKIG, encoded by the coding sequence ATGAGCGGCCACTCCAAGTGGGCCACCACCAAGCACAAGAAAGCCGCCATCGACGCCAAGCGAGGCAAGCTCTTCGCCAAGCTGATCAAGAACGTCGAGGTGGCCGCGCGCACCGGAGGTGGCGACCCGGACGGCAATCCCACCCTCTACGACGCCATCCAGAAGGCTCGGAAGAACTCGGTCCCGCTGGACAACATCGAGCGCGCCCGCAAGCGCGGCTCCGGTGAGGAGGCCGGCGGCGCCGACTGGCAGACCATCATGTACGAGGGCTACGCCCCCGGCGGCGTCGCGCTCCTGGTGGAGTGCCTGACCGACAACCGCAACCGCGCCGCCTCCGAGGTGCGCGTCGCGGTCACCCGCAACGGCGGCAACATGGCCGACGCTGGCTCGGTGTCCTACCTGTTCAACCGGAAGGGCGTGGTGATCGTCCCCAAGGAGGGCACCACCGAGGACGACGTCACCCTGGCCGCCCTGGAGGCCGGCGCCGAGGACGTCAACGACCTCGGCGAGTCCTGGGAGGTGGTCAGCGAGGCCGGCGACCTGGTCGCGGTCCGCACCGCCCTGCAGGAGGCCGGCATCGACTACGAGTCCGCCGAGACCTCCTTCCTGCCCAGCATGGAGGTCCCGCTGGGCGAGGAGGACGCCAAGAAGGTGCTGCGCGTGGTCGACGCGCTGGAGGACTCCGACGACGTGCAGAACGTCTTCACCAACGCCGACATCTCCGACGAGGTGATGGAGAAGATCGGCTGA